From a region of the Oryzias melastigma strain HK-1 unplaced genomic scaffold, ASM292280v2 sc01818, whole genome shotgun sequence genome:
- the LOC112142330 gene encoding chymotrypsin-like protease CTRL-1: MSPDQCKSYWGYNRITDAMICAGASGVSSCQGDSGGPLVCEASGGVWTQVGIVSWGTSNCNVYAPAVYARVSYLRNWIDQTVAYN; encoded by the exons GCCCTGATCAGTGCAAATCTTACTGGGGTTACAACAGAATCACTGATGCTATGATCTGCGCTGGAGCCTCTGGAGTCTCCTCTTGTCAG GGTGACTCTGGTGGACCTCTGGTCTGTGAGGCTTCTGGGGGTGTGTGGACCCAGGTGGGTATTGTATCATGGGGAACCTCTAACTGCAACGTGTACGCCCCCGCCGTCTACGCCCGTGTGTCCTACCTCCGCAACTGGATCGACCAGACTGTTGCTTACAACTAA